A genomic region of Candidatus Dormiibacterota bacterium contains the following coding sequences:
- a CDS encoding glycosyltransferase family 4 protein, which translates to MQLALVLWSGNIGGAEQLTIQLARQMREFNCDARVVFVCTQEPLARDLIKWGVPFLTLGLSRGVNVLCRPRAFARLVNEAGIDGALLDSGGYLAAALRVGGYKGKIVAVEHGSIIRDEESWVVNRAFRRLLRMSGTWAIDEEVAVSDYALNRLLAHSHAAKVSRIYNGVDFNEFSRGDQGMPTHTRHEGDRIVLGHASRLINEKGAQDLIIALSDLRRSFDCVLTIAGDGPIRKELEALTVRLGIQGSVEFRGWVDKMPEFWQGCDIAVIPSVCEESFGMVAIEAMACGKPVVASDSGALPEIVLHGRTGIIYPKGNVAALGDSVRAYVSDRDRRLADGGEGRARCEAMFDIRRCATAYCELFK; encoded by the coding sequence ATGCAGCTTGCACTAGTCCTGTGGAGCGGGAATATCGGAGGTGCAGAGCAACTTACGATTCAACTTGCACGTCAGATGCGTGAGTTCAACTGTGATGCACGAGTCGTTTTCGTCTGCACACAGGAGCCGCTCGCAAGAGATCTCATCAAATGGGGCGTGCCCTTCTTGACCCTCGGGCTTTCGCGTGGCGTGAACGTCCTGTGCCGACCGCGAGCCTTTGCCCGTCTGGTCAACGAAGCAGGCATCGACGGCGCACTTCTGGATTCCGGCGGATATCTCGCGGCTGCCCTAAGGGTAGGAGGCTACAAGGGGAAGATAGTCGCGGTGGAACATGGGAGCATTATCCGTGACGAGGAATCGTGGGTTGTCAATCGGGCGTTTCGGCGTCTACTTCGCATGAGTGGGACATGGGCCATTGACGAGGAGGTTGCAGTCTCAGACTATGCCCTGAATCGACTCCTCGCACATTCGCACGCGGCGAAGGTTTCGCGGATCTACAACGGAGTCGACTTCAATGAATTCTCGCGAGGCGATCAGGGAATGCCTACGCATACCCGGCATGAGGGTGACCGAATCGTCCTTGGCCATGCGAGCCGATTGATTAACGAAAAAGGTGCACAGGACCTCATCATTGCCCTGAGTGATCTTCGCAGATCGTTCGACTGCGTCCTCACAATAGCAGGGGATGGTCCCATTCGCAAGGAACTCGAAGCGCTGACCGTGAGACTGGGGATTCAAGGTTCAGTTGAATTCCGAGGATGGGTAGACAAGATGCCAGAGTTCTGGCAGGGGTGTGATATCGCGGTAATCCCTTCCGTTTGCGAGGAGTCATTCGGGATGGTCGCGATCGAGGCGATGGCCTGTGGCAAGCCGGTAGTGGCGTCCGACAGCGGCGCGCTTCCGGAGATTGTTCTCCACGGCCGCACGGGTATCATCTATCCGAAGGGAAATGTCGCGGCGCTGGGTGATTCTGTGCGGGCGTACGTCTCGGACCGTGATCGGCGTCTCGCAGATGGCGGGGAGGGTCGGGCGCGGTGCGAGGCAATGTTCGACATCAGGCGATGTGCTACAGCATATTGTGAGTTGTTCAAGTGA
- a CDS encoding glycosyltransferase family 4 protein, with the protein MVLVIAPDLRARGGISAVMRVLSSGGLFDARRGPHPRACVPSVDAREPKETFEVRHFASARDGSLAGKFLFSLYRLAIFAVTRLSRPSLVHVHTSTGVSFLRKSAYVWLASLKGARILLHIHPGEFWDQLESAGVLRRRAVMSALRRSDGIVVLTEVIARKARSVTTGVEISVLPNAVNLKELAIHPRPAREEALIAFLGWYVKSKGAFDLLEALVTVHIRCPEMRAVFGGWKGSSTLKNRVRTLGLADVVDIQGWLGRDEVTSLLSRCTVFVLPSYTEGVPMVILEAMGCGAPIVTCPVGGIPDVAIEGRNAVYVRPGDIQALAETLLHILNDEKARTEMSRANLMDARRYDVTVVIKELRGRYEKYLVGN; encoded by the coding sequence ATGGTCCTGGTCATCGCGCCGGATCTCAGAGCACGCGGCGGGATTTCAGCCGTAATGCGGGTGCTGAGTTCTGGTGGCCTTTTTGATGCCCGCAGGGGACCACACCCACGGGCGTGCGTCCCGAGCGTGGATGCTAGAGAGCCGAAGGAGACCTTCGAGGTGCGGCACTTTGCGTCAGCTCGCGACGGCTCATTGGCAGGAAAATTCTTGTTTAGTCTTTACCGGCTCGCGATCTTTGCCGTAACGCGACTTTCCAGGCCGAGTCTTGTTCACGTCCACACCTCGACAGGTGTGAGCTTTCTGCGAAAGAGCGCTTATGTGTGGTTGGCATCGCTCAAGGGTGCCCGGATTCTTCTCCACATACATCCTGGCGAGTTCTGGGATCAGCTTGAATCCGCGGGTGTGCTACGGCGAAGAGCTGTCATGTCGGCCCTAAGGAGGTCAGACGGAATAGTCGTGCTCACGGAGGTAATTGCGCGAAAGGCGCGCTCTGTTACAACTGGTGTGGAGATCTCGGTTCTTCCCAATGCCGTGAATCTTAAGGAACTGGCGATACATCCGCGTCCAGCACGAGAAGAGGCTCTAATTGCATTTCTCGGGTGGTATGTGAAAAGCAAAGGGGCCTTCGATCTATTGGAGGCTTTGGTAACGGTGCACATTCGATGTCCGGAAATGCGGGCGGTGTTCGGGGGATGGAAGGGTTCCTCGACGCTCAAGAACCGCGTTAGGACCTTGGGTCTCGCAGATGTGGTTGATATTCAGGGATGGCTTGGCCGGGATGAGGTGACTAGTCTCCTTTCACGTTGCACGGTCTTCGTTCTGCCCTCGTACACGGAAGGAGTGCCGATGGTGATCTTGGAGGCGATGGGATGTGGTGCGCCGATCGTGACGTGTCCGGTCGGCGGCATTCCGGATGTGGCAATCGAAGGACGTAACGCAGTGTATGTTAGACCTGGTGACATACAGGCGTTGGCTGAGACATTGCTCCACATTCTCAACGACGAGAAAGCGCGAACCGAAATGTCCCGCGCCAACCTGATGGATGCACGTCGATACGATGTGACCGTCGTCATCAAAGAACTACGCGGCAGGTACGAAAAGTACTTGGTTGGCAACTGA
- a CDS encoding lipopolysaccharide biosynthesis protein — MSSRPDDLAIKYQSEVNIQNAPLNSSLHQTFAWTLGGNITYAVCQWGILVVLAKVGTPEMVGQFALGLAIAAPILMLANLQLRPLQATDTQSMFEFSDYLGLRLITAVLAFCMICFSVLMCGLSPSTASVVLVVGIAKCIESVSDALYGQLQKADRMDRIAMSMMMKGPLSLAAMAVVVWSTGRVVWGATALAAVWSFLGATFDWTSATHSLRQTHVRPIEVVKDLRNADRHATATRFSLRWRPRILVELVRLALPMGVAMMLLVLATNIPKYLVERDLGEGALGYFSALAYPGYGMSLLVAALGQSASARLARAYVSGGKAFGRLLLMLATITLLVGVIAVGVVIVMGRDILSMLYRPEYAQYSGVFAILIVSTVIWSLESILGYAATASRAYLGQAWAGGIAAGVSMISGIVLVRSYGLLGAAWATVIGGIAALVAFLIVVLKATRRRAYLCL, encoded by the coding sequence TTGAGCTCACGACCAGATGACCTGGCGATTAAGTATCAGTCCGAGGTGAATATTCAGAATGCCCCACTGAATTCTTCACTCCACCAGACCTTCGCATGGACGCTGGGTGGCAATATCACCTACGCAGTCTGTCAGTGGGGTATTCTTGTCGTCCTTGCAAAGGTGGGCACCCCAGAGATGGTGGGGCAATTCGCCTTAGGCCTTGCAATCGCTGCCCCGATTCTGATGCTTGCAAATCTCCAGCTCCGTCCCCTCCAAGCGACCGATACGCAGAGCATGTTCGAATTCTCGGATTACCTTGGACTCCGCCTAATTACCGCGGTCTTGGCATTTTGCATGATCTGTTTCAGTGTGCTGATGTGCGGTTTGTCCCCTTCCACGGCAAGTGTCGTCCTGGTCGTAGGCATTGCGAAATGTATCGAATCGGTGAGCGACGCTCTGTATGGCCAGCTCCAGAAGGCTGACCGAATGGATCGGATAGCGATGTCGATGATGATGAAGGGGCCCTTGTCGCTCGCGGCGATGGCGGTTGTTGTGTGGTCAACCGGGCGAGTAGTGTGGGGTGCGACAGCGTTGGCCGCCGTATGGTCATTTCTCGGTGCTACGTTTGACTGGACATCCGCCACACACAGCCTGCGGCAGACGCACGTCAGGCCCATTGAGGTGGTGAAGGATCTAAGAAACGCTGACCGGCATGCAACAGCGACTCGGTTCTCTCTCCGTTGGCGACCACGCATACTTGTGGAACTTGTTCGCCTCGCTCTCCCAATGGGCGTCGCTATGATGCTTCTTGTGTTGGCGACGAATATTCCAAAGTATCTCGTTGAGCGTGATTTGGGAGAAGGCGCCCTTGGGTACTTTTCTGCATTAGCCTATCCGGGATATGGAATGTCCTTGCTCGTTGCTGCCCTGGGCCAGTCTGCCAGCGCTAGGTTGGCGAGGGCTTACGTGAGCGGAGGCAAAGCGTTCGGCCGGCTTCTGTTGATGCTGGCTACCATTACCTTGCTAGTTGGAGTCATTGCCGTTGGTGTAGTCATCGTGATGGGGCGCGACATTCTCTCAATGTTGTATCGTCCGGAGTACGCTCAATACTCGGGCGTGTTCGCCATTCTCATCGTGTCCACGGTCATCTGGTCGCTTGAGTCGATCCTGGGATACGCGGCAACTGCAAGTAGGGCGTATCTGGGGCAGGCGTGGGCGGGAGGCATTGCGGCGGGAGTGTCAATGATCTCAGGGATTGTCCTAGTCAGATCGTACGGGCTGCTTGGCGCGGCGTGGGCGACGGTAATTGGAGGCATTGCCGCGTTGGTAGCATTTCTAATTGTGGTTCTCAAGGCGACGCGGCGCCGAGCGTATCTGTGTCTGTGA
- the asnB gene encoding asparagine synthase (glutamine-hydrolyzing) has protein sequence MCGIVAVVGESDPDLVRGMTAILAHRGPDGSGVICPSGSGFGLGNRRLSILDLSPAGAQPMSDPSGRFLITYNGEVFNFREIRAILQSRGHNFRSQSDTEVVLASFEEWGPDCLKRLNGMFAFAIWDTQERVLFASRDRLGIKPLYWTNSHGTLFISSEIKAILATGRVPIEADQEVSHNPWHYPTTPRTGFKNIHKLPPGTSLTWRNGTVSLKQWWQIRPAENPIQPKDAAEELVSLLVDAVRLQMTSDVPVGAMLSGGLDSSTIVSLMRRFTSHPVRTFSISFREGDRRLEAMPDDNRFARLVADRFGCVHTEIKIAPKILDLLPHMIWHLDEPIFDPAAINTFVIAKEARSNGIPVLLNGMGADEIFGGYRKHYACILAGRYQTFLPSRMRPVIERAATRLPVAGPTTGFRVARWAKRFLGFASLPPVERFLRSDLSLSPADYSELYTDSQDRPYESLAEVTARRAPFDNRDISYLTQMCLSDTTTFLPDHNLLYVDKATMAAGVEARAPLIDYRIVELAFRLPDQCRIRGTQQKALLRQVTRPWLPGAVVNRSKASFSAPLRAWIRNDLREMVDDLLSPKAIRDRGLYRPETVWARINADRHGRQDNAHFIWNLLCRELWFRELIDQGGRALQQARLAFNTNLQAFRAAPADLEDTISKQV, from the coding sequence ATGTGCGGCATTGTAGCAGTCGTTGGCGAGTCTGATCCCGATCTAGTCCGAGGCATGACCGCGATTCTCGCACACCGCGGCCCCGATGGGAGTGGGGTGATTTGCCCATCCGGCTCAGGCTTCGGCCTGGGGAATCGTCGCCTTTCTATCCTCGACCTATCACCAGCGGGCGCGCAACCCATGTCCGACCCGTCAGGTCGCTTCTTGATCACATATAACGGCGAGGTTTTCAATTTTCGAGAGATTCGCGCCATTCTCCAGTCACGGGGTCACAACTTCCGATCCCAGAGCGATACCGAGGTAGTGCTGGCCAGCTTCGAGGAATGGGGACCCGATTGCCTCAAACGCCTGAATGGCATGTTCGCCTTCGCGATCTGGGACACACAGGAACGGGTACTCTTCGCGTCGCGCGATCGCCTCGGGATCAAGCCGTTGTACTGGACCAATTCCCACGGGACGCTTTTCATCTCAAGCGAGATCAAGGCGATCCTCGCAACCGGTCGTGTCCCCATCGAGGCCGATCAAGAAGTCTCTCATAATCCGTGGCATTACCCTACGACTCCTAGAACTGGATTCAAGAACATTCACAAACTTCCCCCGGGAACATCCCTAACCTGGAGGAATGGTACTGTCAGCCTGAAACAGTGGTGGCAAATCAGGCCAGCGGAGAACCCGATCCAGCCAAAGGACGCCGCGGAAGAGCTCGTTTCCCTCCTTGTTGATGCCGTCCGGCTGCAGATGACATCCGATGTCCCGGTCGGGGCAATGTTGTCCGGGGGTCTCGACTCTTCCACGATCGTCTCCCTGATGCGTCGATTCACTTCCCACCCGGTTCGCACCTTCTCTATCAGCTTCAGAGAGGGGGATCGTCGTCTCGAAGCCATGCCCGACGACAATCGTTTTGCTAGATTGGTCGCCGATCGATTCGGGTGCGTTCATACTGAGATCAAGATAGCCCCGAAGATACTGGATCTCCTTCCACACATGATTTGGCACCTCGATGAGCCCATCTTTGACCCGGCAGCTATCAATACTTTCGTGATTGCAAAGGAAGCTCGAAGCAACGGAATTCCCGTCCTCCTCAACGGAATGGGGGCGGACGAGATCTTTGGTGGCTACCGAAAGCACTACGCCTGCATCTTGGCCGGACGCTACCAGACATTCCTTCCATCCCGCATGAGACCAGTTATTGAGCGCGCAGCCACCCGCCTTCCCGTGGCCGGCCCCACCACTGGCTTCAGGGTCGCGCGATGGGCCAAGCGCTTCCTAGGCTTCGCCTCGCTTCCTCCGGTTGAAAGATTCCTCCGCTCCGATCTGTCTCTATCTCCGGCGGATTATTCAGAGCTCTACACAGACTCGCAGGACCGGCCTTACGAATCTCTCGCCGAGGTCACGGCCAGACGTGCCCCCTTTGATAATCGTGATATTTCATACCTAACTCAAATGTGCCTCTCTGACACAACCACATTTCTTCCGGATCACAACCTCCTATATGTAGACAAGGCAACGATGGCCGCAGGCGTCGAGGCTCGCGCTCCTCTGATAGATTATCGCATCGTAGAACTTGCCTTCCGCCTTCCCGACCAATGTCGGATTCGCGGCACCCAACAAAAAGCGCTTCTGCGGCAAGTCACTCGACCATGGCTGCCGGGTGCTGTCGTCAATAGATCGAAGGCTTCCTTCAGCGCCCCACTGCGCGCATGGATTCGGAATGACCTCCGCGAAATGGTCGATGACCTTCTCTCTCCCAAGGCAATCCGCGACCGCGGCCTGTATCGTCCAGAAACGGTCTGGGCACGAATCAATGCCGACCGCCACGGACGCCAGGATAACGCTCACTTCATCTGGAACCTTCTCTGCCGCGAGTTGTGGTTTCGCGAGCTTATCGACCAAGGCGGCAGAGCTCTGCAGCAAGCAAGGTTAGCCTTCAACACGAATCTCCAGGCCTTCCGAGCCGCGCCCGCCGACTTGGAAGACACAATCAGCAAACAAGTATGA